The Paenibacillus sp. YPG26 genome includes a window with the following:
- a CDS encoding Ig-like domain-containing protein, which produces MTFSTTRRLTYRSMAVIAGFILTLSASGVGYAAEANITQVGHEAEVNTGIGFTSPAQPNTSGGYTTEPGEGGVISLPNPPGSKDTIHVGGVKNNPPYTTIPVFTPGSFYLDSTEYSITTGDTLDTVALFKTDSGSVQTLHAQVYYSSNHPDIAQIDSQGNITGIRPGLAQITAVHAGLQFTASVLVVSPYAAQ; this is translated from the coding sequence ATGACCTTTTCAACTACACGCAGACTTACATACAGATCAATGGCTGTAATTGCTGGATTTATTCTAACCCTCTCTGCCTCAGGGGTGGGTTATGCCGCTGAGGCGAACATCACTCAAGTGGGACATGAAGCTGAAGTTAACACAGGAATCGGATTCACTTCTCCAGCTCAGCCGAACACATCCGGCGGATATACAACAGAACCCGGTGAAGGTGGAGTGATCAGCTTACCTAATCCGCCTGGTTCAAAGGATACTATTCATGTAGGCGGGGTCAAGAACAATCCACCTTACACGACTATTCCCGTGTTCACGCCAGGAAGCTTTTATCTGGATTCAACCGAATATTCAATCACAACGGGAGACACGCTGGACACCGTCGCTTTGTTCAAGACCGACTCGGGTTCCGTACAGACGCTGCACGCTCAAGTGTACTACTCCAGTAATCATCCTGATATTGCCCAAATTGATTCCCAAGGCAACATCACAGGAATCCGCCCAGGGTTGGCCCAAATCACAGCTGTGCATGCAGGACTGCAATTTACAGCTTCCGTCCTGGTCGTTAGTCCTTATGCAGCACAATAA